Proteins encoded within one genomic window of Manis pentadactyla isolate mManPen7 chromosome 4, mManPen7.hap1, whole genome shotgun sequence:
- the CDC7 gene encoding cell division cycle 7-related protein kinase isoform X4 — MEASLGIQMDEPMACSPLCDRFQAEGSFKKHEQNFKLPGVKKDIEKLYEAVPQLGNVFKIKDKIGEGTFSSVYLATAQLQVGPEEKIALKHLIPTSHPVRIAAELQCLTVAGGQDNVMGVKYCFRKNDHVVIAMPYLEHESFLDILNSLSFQEVREYMFNLFKALKRVHQFGIVHRDVKPSNFLYNRHLKKYALVDFGLAQGTHDTKIELLKFVQSVAQQGSCSQNKSHVTGNKISLSGPGAPKELDQQPTTKTAVKRPYTNAQIQIKQGQNGKLMKQSKSVDVLSRKLATKKKTISTKVTNSGVMRKTASSCPASLTCDCYATDKVCSICLSRWQQVAPRAGTPGFRAPEVLTKCPNQTTAIDMWSAGVIFLSLLSGRYPFYKASDDLTALAQIMTIRGSRETIQAAKTFGKSILCSKEVPAQDLRKLCEKLRGIDSNSPKLTNDIKGPASNDPTFSEKTDHKAAHLIQTPQAQLSGNSLYEGDSNGGCGGHFTTYTTNLEGWDEVPDEAYDLLDKLLDLNPASRITAEEALLHPFFKGISL; from the exons GTGTTAAAAAAGATATTGAGAAACTTTATGAAGCTGTACCACAGCTTGGCAATGTGTTTAAGATTAAGGACAAAATTGGAGAAG GCACTTTTAGCTCTGTTTATTTGGCTACAGCACAGTTACAAGTAGGACCAGAAGAGAAAATTGCTCTAAAACACCTAATTCCAACAAGTCATCCTGTAAGGATTGCAGCTGAACTTCAGTGCTTAACGGTGGCTGG GGGGCAAGACAACGTCATGGGAGTTAAATACTGCTTTAGGAAGAACGATCATGTAGTTATTGCTATGCCGTATCTGGAGCATGAGTCCTTTTTG GATATTTTGAATTCTCTGTCCTTTCAAGAAGTACGGGAATACATGTTTAACCTATTCAAAGCTTTGAAACGCGTTCATCAGTTTGGTATTGTTCACCGTGATGTTAAACCCAGCAATTTTTTATATAATAGGCACCTGAAAAA GTATGCCTTGGTAGACTTTGGTTTGGCCCAAGGAACCCATGATACAAAAATAGAGCTTCTCAAATTTGTCCAGTCTGTGGCTCAGCAGGGAAGTTGTTCACAAAATAAATCCCACGTCACAGGAAACAAGATTTCATTGAGTGGCCCAGGAGCACCTAAGGAGCTGGATCAGCAGCCCACCACAAAAACTGCTGTTAAAAGGCCCTACACAAATGCACAAATTCAGATTAAACAAGGACAAAATGGAAAG CTTATGAAGCAGTCAAAGTCTGTGGATGTGCTGTCTAGAAAGTTAGCAACGAAAAAGAAGACTATTTCTACGAAAGTTACGAATAGTGGTGTGATGAGGAAAACTGCCAGTTCTTGCCCAGCTAGCCTGACCTGTGATTGTTATGCAACAGATAAAGtttgcagtatttgtctttcaag GTGGCAGCAAGTTGCTCCTAGGGCTGGCACTCCGGGATTCAGAGCACCAGAGGTCCTGACAAAGTGCCCCAATCAGACCACAG CAATTGACATGTGGTCTGCAGGTGTCATATTCCTTTCTTTACTTAGTGGGCGATACCCATTTTATAAAGCAAGTGATGATTTAACTGCTTTGGCTCAAATTATGACAATTCGTGGATCCAGGGAAACTATCCAGGCTGCTAAAACTTTTG gcaAATCAATATTGTGTAGCAAAGAAGTTCCAGCACAAGACTTGAGAAAACTCTGTGAGAAGCTCAGAGGCATAGATTCTAACAGTCCCAAGTTAACAAATGATATTAAAGGGCCTGCTTCTAATGACCCAACTTTTTCAGAGAAAACTGACCACAAAGCTGCTCACCTCATACAAACACCTCAGGCACAGCTCTCAGGGAATTCATTGTATGAAGGGGACAGTAATGGTGGCTGTGGGGGTCATTTTACCACGTACACAACCAACTTAGAAGGCTGGGATGAGGTACCTGATGAAGCTTACGACCTGCTTGATAAACTTTTAGATCTAAATCCAGCTTCAAGAATAACAGCAGAAGAGGCTTTGTTGCatcctttttttaaaggtatcagcTTGTGA
- the CDC7 gene encoding cell division cycle 7-related protein kinase isoform X2, with translation MEASLGIQMDEPMACSPLCDRFQAEGSFKKHEQNFKLPGVKKDIEKLYEAVPQLGNVFKIKDKIGEGTFSSVYLATAQLQVGPEEKIALKHLIPTSHPVRIAAELQCLTVAGGQDNVMGVKYCFRKNDHVVIAMPYLEHESFLDILNSLSFQEVREYMFNLFKALKRVHQFGIVHRDVKPSNFLYNRHLKKYALVDFGLAQGTHDTKIELLKFVQSVAQQGSCSQNKSHVTGNKISLSGPGAPKELDQQPTTKTAVKRPYTNAQIQIKQGQNGKEGSVGLSVQRSVFGERNFNIHSSISHESPAVKLMKQSKSVDVLSRKLATKKKTISTKVTNSGVMRKTASSCPASLTCDCYATDKVCSICLSRWQQVAPRAGTPGFRAPEVLTKCPNQTTAIDMWSAGVIFLSLLSGRYPFYKASDDLTALAQIMTIRGSRETIQAAKTFGKSILCSKEVPAQDLRKLCEKLRGIDSNSPKLTNDIKGPASNDPTFSEKTDHKAAHLIQTPQAQLSGNSLYEGDSNGGCGGHFTTYTTNLEGWDEVPDEAYDLLDKLLDLNPASRITAEEALLHPFFKGISL, from the exons GTGTTAAAAAAGATATTGAGAAACTTTATGAAGCTGTACCACAGCTTGGCAATGTGTTTAAGATTAAGGACAAAATTGGAGAAG GCACTTTTAGCTCTGTTTATTTGGCTACAGCACAGTTACAAGTAGGACCAGAAGAGAAAATTGCTCTAAAACACCTAATTCCAACAAGTCATCCTGTAAGGATTGCAGCTGAACTTCAGTGCTTAACGGTGGCTGG GGGGCAAGACAACGTCATGGGAGTTAAATACTGCTTTAGGAAGAACGATCATGTAGTTATTGCTATGCCGTATCTGGAGCATGAGTCCTTTTTG GATATTTTGAATTCTCTGTCCTTTCAAGAAGTACGGGAATACATGTTTAACCTATTCAAAGCTTTGAAACGCGTTCATCAGTTTGGTATTGTTCACCGTGATGTTAAACCCAGCAATTTTTTATATAATAGGCACCTGAAAAA GTATGCCTTGGTAGACTTTGGTTTGGCCCAAGGAACCCATGATACAAAAATAGAGCTTCTCAAATTTGTCCAGTCTGTGGCTCAGCAGGGAAGTTGTTCACAAAATAAATCCCACGTCACAGGAAACAAGATTTCATTGAGTGGCCCAGGAGCACCTAAGGAGCTGGATCAGCAGCCCACCACAAAAACTGCTGTTAAAAGGCCCTACACAAATGCACAAATTCAGATTAAACAAGGACAAAATGGAAAG GAGGGATCTGTAGGCCTTTCTGTCCAGCGCTCTGTTTTTGGAGAAAGAAATTTCAATATACACAGCTCCATTTCACATGAGAGCCCTGCAGTGAAA CTTATGAAGCAGTCAAAGTCTGTGGATGTGCTGTCTAGAAAGTTAGCAACGAAAAAGAAGACTATTTCTACGAAAGTTACGAATAGTGGTGTGATGAGGAAAACTGCCAGTTCTTGCCCAGCTAGCCTGACCTGTGATTGTTATGCAACAGATAAAGtttgcagtatttgtctttcaag GTGGCAGCAAGTTGCTCCTAGGGCTGGCACTCCGGGATTCAGAGCACCAGAGGTCCTGACAAAGTGCCCCAATCAGACCACAG CAATTGACATGTGGTCTGCAGGTGTCATATTCCTTTCTTTACTTAGTGGGCGATACCCATTTTATAAAGCAAGTGATGATTTAACTGCTTTGGCTCAAATTATGACAATTCGTGGATCCAGGGAAACTATCCAGGCTGCTAAAACTTTTG gcaAATCAATATTGTGTAGCAAAGAAGTTCCAGCACAAGACTTGAGAAAACTCTGTGAGAAGCTCAGAGGCATAGATTCTAACAGTCCCAAGTTAACAAATGATATTAAAGGGCCTGCTTCTAATGACCCAACTTTTTCAGAGAAAACTGACCACAAAGCTGCTCACCTCATACAAACACCTCAGGCACAGCTCTCAGGGAATTCATTGTATGAAGGGGACAGTAATGGTGGCTGTGGGGGTCATTTTACCACGTACACAACCAACTTAGAAGGCTGGGATGAGGTACCTGATGAAGCTTACGACCTGCTTGATAAACTTTTAGATCTAAATCCAGCTTCAAGAATAACAGCAGAAGAGGCTTTGTTGCatcctttttttaaaggtatcagcTTGTGA